A genomic window from Salvia miltiorrhiza cultivar Shanhuang (shh) chromosome 5, IMPLAD_Smil_shh, whole genome shotgun sequence includes:
- the LOC131024948 gene encoding syntaxin-32-like isoform X2, translated as MWVKVNMTTSTVVAKRSSVFDDPTMEIQELTALIKQDITALNSAVVDLQLLSNSRNESAQTSTDNTTHSTTVVDDLKNRLMSTTQEFKDVLTMRTENLKVHENRRQLFSSSASKNATNPFIRQRPLAAKSAATTSAAPPLPWGSGGESSSQMFPKSQVDGESQPLLQQQQNQQQQQLAPLQDSYMQSRAEALQNVESTIHELSSIFNQLATLVSQQGEIAIRIDENMDDTLSNVEGAQGALLKYLNSISSNRWLMMKIFFVLIFFLMIFLFFVA; from the exons GTCAAAGTTAACATGACGACTTCTACTGTAGTGGCAAAGAGGAGTTCAGTATTTGATGACCCTACCATGGAAATCCAGGAGCTAACTGCACTTATTAAGCAAGATATAACGGCTCTTAATTCTGCAGTAGTTGATCTACAGTTACTCAGCAATTCACGTAATGAAAGTGCGCAGACATCCACCGACAACACAACTCATTCAACTACAGTTGTTGATGATTTGAAGAATCGTTTGATGAGCACAACACAGGAGTTCAAGGATGTTTTGACCATGCGAACAGAG AACTTGAAGGTTCACGAGAACAGGAGGCAGTTATTTTCTTCTTCTGCGTCCAAGAATGCTACAAACCCTTTTATTCGCCAGCGTCCTTTGGCTGCAAAATCTGCTGCCACTACCTCAGCCGCCCCTCCTCTTCCATGGGGTAGTGGGGGAGAATCTTCATCACAGATGTTTCCCAA GAGTCAGGTGGACGGGGAATCTCAGCCCTTACTACAGCAGCAACAAAATCAACAGCAACAGCAACTGGCTCCACTACAAGACAGCTAcatgcagagcagagccgaggCTCTTCAGAACGTGGAATCAACAATTCATGAGCTGAGCAGTATCTTCAATCAGCTAGCGACCTTAGTTTCTCAGCAGGGAGAGATTGCTATCAG GATTGACGAGAACATGGATGACACACTGTCGAATGTGGAAGGGGCTCAGGGAGCTCTTCTCAAGTATCTCAACAGCATCTCCTCGAATCGGTGGCTGATGATGAAGATCTTCTTTGTATTGATTTTCTTTCTCATGATATTCCTATTCTTTGTGGCCTAA